The following DNA comes from Vibrio gigantis.
TGATCCTGCTCGTGTGCAAAAAATTGCAGAAGAGATGGAGAACCCTGAATTCCTTGCTAGTCACCGTGAATACACGCTTTACCGCGCAGAGCTAGACGGCAAGCCAGTTGTTGTATGTTCAACTGGTATCGGTGGTCCATCTACTTCTATCGCAGTTGAAGAGCTTGCTCAACTTGGTGTTCGCACTTTCCTACGTGTTGGTACTACTGGTGCTATCCAACCTCACGTAAACGTGGGTGACATGATTGTTTCTACAGGTTCTGTTCGTTTAGACGGCGCTAGCCTGCACTTTGCGCCAATGGAGTTCCCAGCAGTTGCTGACTTCGAAGTTGCAACGGCAATGAAAGCGGCAGTTGAAGAATCAGGCGCAACAGTTCACATGGGCGTAACTGCTTCAAGTGATACGTTCTACCCAGGTCAAGAGCGTTACGACACGTTCTCTGGTCGCGTTGTTAAGCGTTTCCAAGGTTCTATGCAAGAATGGCAAGACATGGGCGTTCTAAACTTCGAGATGGAATCTGCAACATTGCTAACTATGTGTGCAAGCTCTGGTCTGAAAGCAGGTTGTGTGGCTGGTGTGATTATCAACCGTACTCAAAAAGAGACGCCTGATCACGATACACTGAAAGTAACAGAAGCTCGTTCAATCAAAGTGGTTGTAGAAGCTGCTCGTAAAATGCTTTAAGTACGTAACCGTACTTTTAGTCTTAAAGTGCATTAAGTCTTAAATCGACTTCAAATTTTGAAAATGGCCGTATCGAATGATGCGGCCATTTTTTATTTCCTCTTTGAGTAATAGAGAGAAAGTAGACAGCAAAAAGTATCAGAAACAAAAAAGGCGAGTGACTTAATCGCCATCCGCCTTTTGAACATTTGCTTAAGAGAGCTTTGCTCATAGAGTCTACTTGTTTTTAGTACTCTAGATCTTCATTACCGCCAGCGGCTGTAAACCATGCTGTGAGGTGTGTTTTAAGATCTTTTAATTCATCAGGGCCAATCAACGCAAGGCCAAGATCTTCCGCTCGTGTGATGTCATTGTGGCGAAGAGGGCGGAAGCTAACCAACATTGCACGGGCTTGTAGACCACCTAGCAGGTCTCTCAGCGATTCCAGTTTGTATAACGTGTCATCACCATCATCACGCATGCCTTTGGTCTTACATTCGATGATGTGTAGCTTATTGTTCACTACTGATGCAACATCAAGCTCGTTTCGAACTTCACGCTCACCTAATTGACGGTATACCTGAACATTCAAAGAGCGATCTTGAATGGTCGGCATGTCATCTTGGATCTGCTTGACCGTGCTGTGAACCAATGTTTCAAGCCATTCACCGTTTGAGAAGCGGCGCGCGTCTTCATTGGCAAAGGTTAAAATACCATTGTCGTAAGTCGCAATCTTAGCTTCAACCAAATCGCTCAGCAGCATGTTTAGCTCTCGATAGCCTTGTTGCTTCTCAGATAGCCCAACATCAAGTTTCTGTTCCTTACGGCAGGTTGTTGCAAGGTAGTTCAATGTTGCCAGACCTGGGCCTAATTCTAGTGCGTTACTCGCCCAACGCTCACCCAGCTCATAAAGTTTCTGATCAAGTTGCGGAGACAGCTGCACATCGCTGAATTCACCACGAGCACCAAACACCGTTAGGTAGTCGTCGATGGTTATACGGTCTTGCACTTGTGCATCTTCTTTGCCATTCGGGTACAACCAGCACAGCTTGTCACTGTTTGGTTCAACGACGAAGATTGGCCAGTGGTAAGTTCGGAATACTTCATATACAGAGAGGAGGCGGTGACGAAG
Coding sequences within:
- the udp gene encoding uridine phosphorylase; translation: MSQAVFHLGVTEADLNGATLAIIPGDPARVQKIAEEMENPEFLASHREYTLYRAELDGKPVVVCSTGIGGPSTSIAVEELAQLGVRTFLRVGTTGAIQPHVNVGDMIVSTGSVRLDGASLHFAPMEFPAVADFEVATAMKAAVEESGATVHMGVTASSDTFYPGQERYDTFSGRVVKRFQGSMQEWQDMGVLNFEMESATLLTMCASSGLKAGCVAGVIINRTQKETPDHDTLKVTEARSIKVVVEAARKML
- a CDS encoding DUF1887 family protein translates to MAVHVGIIDQDPIRLLTPLLDNRTVSTHIVFIGDKNQVGMYKRLDSVLQKRDITSEFFEIPTIVNTSVIKESIQTLAEDLKARGQEVKLNASCGLRHRLLSVYEVFRTYHWPIFVVEPNSDKLCWLYPNGKEDAQVQDRITIDDYLTVFGARGEFSDVQLSPQLDQKLYELGERWASNALELGPGLATLNYLATTCRKEQKLDVGLSEKQQGYRELNMLLSDLVEAKIATYDNGILTFANEDARRFSNGEWLETLVHSTVKQIQDDMPTIQDRSLNVQVYRQLGEREVRNELDVASVVNNKLHIIECKTKGMRDDGDDTLYKLESLRDLLGGLQARAMLVSFRPLRHNDITRAEDLGLALIGPDELKDLKTHLTAWFTAAGGNEDLEY